The Humulus lupulus chromosome 3, drHumLupu1.1, whole genome shotgun sequence genome window below encodes:
- the LOC133821709 gene encoding protein LEAD-SENSITIVE 1-like, giving the protein MPLMTMIKREAETDAYHVDWTSLKPGDHIYCYRRLNVYSHHGIYVGDYRVIHFMGPERGSSISSSSISISSIFFGEHCNICGCKPKPQGGVVKTCLECFGNLRHLLVFEYGVSQFEFLVKNKGTCSVDQSDDPDVVVRRATQILEDGAGFGEYDLWSNNCETFAVHCKTGKGRSTQALALLDGGVGGGCSIV; this is encoded by the exons atgCCACTTATGACAATGATTAAAAGAGAGGCGGAAACGGACGCTTACCATGTTGATTGGACATCTCTGAAACCGGGAGATCACATTTACTGTTATAGGAGGTTGAACGTGTACTCCCACCACG GAATATACGTGGGGGATTATAGGGTAATTCACTTCATGGGACCCGAAAGAGGTAGCAGCATCAGCAGTAGCAGCATCAGCATCAGCAGTATTTTTTTTGGGGAACACTGCAATATCTGTGGATGCAAGCCTAAACCGCAGGGAGGAGTGGTGAAAACCTGCTTAGAGTGTTTCGGCAACCTCCGACACTTGTTAGTCTTTGAGTACGGAGTGTCACAGTTTGAATTCTTAGTTAAAAATAAAGGGACATGTAGCGTCGACCAAAGCGACGACCCAGATGTCGTTGTGCGTCGAGCTACTCAAATACTTGAAGATGGTGCTGGGTTTGGCGAATATGACCTTTGGTCTAACAACTGCGAGACCTTCGCAGTTCACTGCAAGACCGGGAAAGGTAGAAGCACCCAAGCTTTGGCACTGTTGGATGGTGGGGTGGGTGGAGGTTGTTCTATAGTTTGA